One region of Rhizophagus irregularis chromosome 20, complete sequence genomic DNA includes:
- a CDS encoding uncharacterized protein (SECRETED:cutsite_TNA-HF; SECRETED:prob_0.9214); SECRETED:SignalP(1-23) produces MNTSKVFAVFFVLFFVLISSTNAHFSIISPPFRGRIGANMIQSPCGGFNDVNTTAITEFPLTDGQVTTRFGDGNGFMIINYAPTSNDTFQPVSENFTVFVAEGAEAKYFAIKVDLSKAGAKVGDQGVLQGFYSGATNTLYGCADIKVVNFEVIGGAAKSDNKSSGASIISTFEVVFFTTILATFIIAL; encoded by the exons atgaatacTTCTAAAGTTTTTGCCGTTTTCTTTGTCCTTTTCTTCGTTTTAATCTCTTCCACAAATGCtcattttagtattataagcCCTCCATTTAGAGGACGTATAGGGGCTAATATGATACAATCTCCTTGCGGCGGCTTTAATGATGTAAACACCACTGCTATAACGGAATTTCCTCTTACAG ATGGTCAAGTAACTACCAGATTCGGAGATGGTAATGGTTTTATGATTATCAACTATGCTCCCACTTCCAATGATACTTTCCAACCTGTTTCAG aGAATTTCACAGTTTTTGTTGCCGAAGGTGCTGAGGCAAAATATTTTGCTATAAAAGTTGACCTCTCTAAAGCTGGTGCCAAAGTTGGAGATCAAGGAGTACTTCAAGGTTTTTACTCGGGAGCGACCAATACGTTGTATGGATGTGCTGATATCAAAGttgtaaattttgaagttataGGTGGTGCTGCTAAAAGTGATAATAAATCCAGTGGAGCTTCTATTATTAGTACCTTTGAAGTCGTTTTCTTCACGACCATTTTAGCTACTTTTATCATTGCTCTTTGA